A single genomic interval of Adhaeribacter pallidiroseus harbors:
- the holA gene encoding DNA polymerase III subunit delta: MTAEEILQKLKNKQYAPVYFLQGEEPYFIDLISDYIEKNVLSESDKGFNQVVLYGKDVDISTILLQAKRYPMMSDRSVVIVKEAQMIADIDRESGIKQLEAYLQNPLPSTILVFCYKLKVLDGRKSLAKTVNKHAVLLTTKKLYENQVPGWINGYIKSKGLQISPKATMLLSEYIGADISRLANEIDKLTLNLKPNQTIDERMVQENVGISKEYNIFELQTALIQGDVLKANRIIQFFEANPKNNPIIPNLTLLFSFFTKLLCLHASPDKSEAAISKSLGNRSFLVKEYLLALRTYNYYRTTQIIHFIRVADLQSKGIEGGNMTDGEIMQELIFKILHPVPEEAFVF; encoded by the coding sequence ATGACGGCCGAAGAAATACTCCAGAAATTAAAAAATAAGCAGTACGCTCCCGTATATTTTCTACAAGGTGAAGAGCCTTACTTTATTGATTTAATCTCGGATTACATCGAAAAGAATGTTTTATCGGAAAGTGATAAAGGTTTCAATCAGGTAGTTTTGTACGGCAAAGACGTCGATATCAGTACCATTCTCCTGCAAGCCAAACGGTACCCCATGATGTCGGATCGGTCGGTAGTGATTGTGAAAGAAGCCCAGATGATCGCGGATATTGATCGGGAATCGGGCATCAAGCAACTGGAAGCTTACCTGCAAAATCCGTTGCCTTCCACCATTCTGGTGTTTTGTTACAAGTTAAAAGTACTCGATGGCCGCAAATCTCTGGCTAAAACCGTGAACAAACACGCGGTACTGTTAACCACCAAAAAATTGTACGAGAACCAGGTGCCCGGTTGGATTAATGGCTATATCAAATCCAAAGGTTTGCAGATAAGCCCCAAAGCTACCATGCTGTTAAGCGAATACATTGGGGCGGATATTTCGCGGTTAGCCAACGAGATTGATAAGCTTACTTTGAACTTAAAGCCCAATCAAACCATCGATGAGCGGATGGTGCAGGAAAACGTGGGAATAAGTAAGGAATACAATATTTTTGAATTACAAACAGCCTTGATCCAAGGGGATGTGTTAAAGGCCAACCGGATTATTCAATTTTTTGAAGCTAACCCGAAGAATAACCCGATCATTCCGAATTTGACTTTATTGTTTTCTTTCTTTACAAAGTTATTGTGTTTGCATGCTTCACCCGACAAATCGGAGGCCGCCATTAGCAAAAGTTTAGGGAATCGTAGTTTTTTGGTGAAAGAGTATTTGCTGGCTTTACGCACCTACAATTATTACCGTACTACCCAGATTATTCATTTTATTAGGGTAGCTGATTTGCAGAGTAAAGGCATTGAAGGCGGCAACATGACCGATGGAGAAATCATGCAGGAGCTAATTTTTAAAATTTTGCACCCGGTGCCCGAAGAAGCCTTTGTTTTTTAA
- a CDS encoding tetratricopeptide repeat protein, with amino-acid sequence MKKLHSLLLTAAFLGTGHLAEAQHTQVFTNPDHYYHEGLELFDREKYGAAQQAFSQYVSLIGDNTKTIDAQYYYALSGLHLLHANAENLILDFAAAYPAHPKASVAYLELGKFYFNKKDYEKSIEYLEKAPSARLDDKQLREAEFKLAYSYFAQKQFDKAKVLFDRNKIGDHNYVYASNYYAGYLAYRNGDYTGAKKDLLVAEQNEAYKQIVPYMLTEIYYKEGNTEEVIAYGEKVLKQQSEPQNADEIRILVGDGYYKKANYKKALTYFNNYAKGKKKLDNTVAYKLGYANYKTNNYKGAIQYLQPVASQKEILGQNAAYHLGLSYLKDENKQFALAAFDQARRVDFDKPVTESATLKYAQINYENGNFNESINALGEFRKKFPQSKLSAEADDILSESYLNTSNYSDAVRHIEALSNRSARINETYQRVTYFQAVQLFNDGRFQEALTLLNKSLEHKYDSEIRAASFFLKGEAQSIAQQWNDAIVSYGSVFKTSNASKTDYYVKSRYGIGYAYYNSQQYDKALPHFKAFVADEQAQTSPTNLNDATIRLADCYYIQKNYSQALVLYDKAIAQKAADADFAYFQKGVIYGIQGKRDQAMETLRTLSSNYPRSQYADEAAYQRAIIDFEAGNYAPSIAGFSNLIDTRPDSRLIPNALHKRGVAYTNLNKQAEAQADFKRILNEYPSSKVAQNALYSLQESLAATNQSAEFDTYLARFKSANPQSGALEGVEFEAAKSLYLSGKHEEAITRLEAYLNAYKTSSYAPDARYFLADAYLKNNDNEAALAKLKEVVTENKSEYVSRAIYRVAELEFENKNYPEAITYYNRLLETASSKKDQSNALMGLMRSYFLTNDYAGTGKIADELIAQGNASLNAYNSALLYKGKASYAAGNVEQALSELSATVGSATDANGAEAQYLVGEIHYKQKKYKESLNDLFKVSSNYSAYEYWLGKSFILIADNYTATNELFQAKATLNSVIENSPNQEIVEEAKAKLNALEPGATTSRPKVDTTKINLNNVLTDSIK; translated from the coding sequence ATGAAAAAACTGCACTCCTTACTGCTAACAGCTGCTTTTCTGGGCACCGGCCATTTGGCCGAAGCGCAACATACGCAGGTGTTTACCAATCCCGATCATTATTATCACGAAGGTTTGGAACTCTTTGATCGGGAGAAATACGGGGCGGCCCAGCAAGCTTTTTCGCAGTATGTCAGTTTAATTGGCGATAACACCAAAACCATTGATGCGCAATATTACTACGCTTTAAGCGGTTTGCACTTACTGCACGCGAATGCCGAAAATTTAATTCTGGATTTTGCGGCGGCTTACCCGGCTCACCCGAAAGCTTCTGTTGCTTACCTGGAATTAGGTAAGTTTTATTTTAACAAAAAAGATTACGAAAAATCAATTGAGTACCTCGAGAAGGCACCTTCGGCTCGTTTGGACGATAAACAATTGCGGGAAGCCGAATTTAAATTAGCTTATTCTTACTTTGCCCAAAAACAATTTGATAAAGCCAAAGTTTTATTCGACCGTAACAAAATTGGAGACCATAATTATGTATATGCCTCAAATTACTACGCGGGTTACTTAGCTTACCGTAACGGCGATTATACTGGCGCTAAAAAAGACTTACTAGTAGCGGAGCAAAACGAAGCTTATAAGCAAATCGTGCCTTACATGCTCACCGAAATTTACTACAAAGAAGGGAATACCGAAGAGGTAATTGCCTACGGGGAGAAAGTTTTAAAACAACAATCCGAGCCGCAAAATGCCGATGAAATCCGGATTTTAGTAGGAGATGGTTATTATAAAAAAGCCAATTATAAAAAAGCTTTAACTTACTTTAACAATTACGCCAAAGGCAAGAAGAAGCTCGATAATACTGTAGCTTACAAATTGGGTTATGCTAACTATAAAACCAACAATTACAAGGGCGCCATTCAATACTTGCAACCGGTAGCTTCGCAAAAAGAAATATTAGGGCAAAATGCCGCTTATCATTTAGGTTTAAGTTACCTGAAAGACGAAAATAAACAATTTGCCCTAGCGGCCTTCGATCAGGCCCGGCGGGTTGATTTCGACAAACCCGTTACCGAATCGGCCACTCTAAAATACGCGCAAATCAATTACGAGAACGGCAACTTTAATGAATCAATTAATGCCTTAGGCGAGTTCCGGAAAAAATTTCCCCAATCAAAATTAAGCGCCGAAGCTGATGATATTTTAAGTGAGTCGTACTTAAATACGAGTAACTACAGCGACGCCGTCCGGCACATCGAAGCGCTTAGCAACCGATCGGCCCGGATTAACGAAACGTACCAGCGGGTTACTTATTTTCAGGCCGTACAACTCTTCAACGATGGGCGTTTTCAGGAAGCTTTAACCTTACTCAATAAATCATTAGAGCACAAGTACGACAGTGAAATAAGAGCCGCCAGTTTCTTTTTAAAAGGCGAGGCGCAGTCTATTGCCCAACAATGGAACGATGCCATTGTTAGTTACGGTTCGGTTTTTAAAACTTCCAATGCTTCCAAAACCGATTATTACGTAAAAAGCCGGTACGGCATTGGGTATGCTTATTATAATTCGCAACAATACGATAAAGCTTTACCGCATTTTAAGGCATTCGTAGCTGATGAGCAGGCGCAAACGAGTCCGACTAATTTAAATGACGCTACCATTCGGTTAGCAGATTGCTATTACATTCAAAAAAATTACAGCCAAGCCTTAGTTTTATACGATAAAGCCATTGCGCAAAAAGCGGCTGATGCTGATTTTGCTTACTTTCAAAAGGGAGTTATATACGGTATTCAAGGTAAGCGCGATCAAGCCATGGAAACTCTGCGCACTTTGTCCAGTAATTATCCGCGGTCGCAGTACGCCGATGAGGCGGCTTACCAGCGCGCCATTATAGATTTTGAAGCGGGTAACTATGCACCATCTATTGCCGGTTTCTCCAATTTAATCGATACGCGTCCGGATAGTCGGTTAATCCCGAATGCCTTACACAAACGAGGAGTAGCTTACACTAACTTAAATAAACAAGCCGAAGCGCAAGCCGATTTTAAACGGATATTAAACGAGTATCCTTCTTCTAAAGTAGCGCAAAATGCCCTTTATAGCTTACAAGAATCATTAGCCGCCACCAACCAAAGTGCTGAATTCGATACTTATTTGGCTAGGTTTAAATCAGCTAACCCGCAAAGTGGGGCTTTGGAAGGCGTAGAATTTGAAGCGGCTAAATCTTTGTACCTGAGTGGAAAACACGAAGAGGCGATCACCCGTTTGGAGGCGTATTTAAATGCTTATAAAACCAGTTCTTACGCGCCGGATGCCCGGTATTTCTTAGCCGATGCTTATTTAAAAAATAACGATAACGAAGCGGCTTTAGCTAAGCTTAAAGAAGTGGTTACCGAAAATAAATCGGAATACGTGAGCCGGGCTATTTACCGGGTAGCCGAATTAGAATTTGAAAATAAAAACTACCCGGAGGCCATTACCTACTACAATCGCTTACTCGAGACAGCTAGCAGTAAAAAAGACCAGTCCAACGCCTTGATGGGTTTAATGAGAAGTTATTTTCTGACTAATGATTATGCTGGTACCGGTAAGATTGCTGATGAGTTAATTGCGCAGGGAAATGCTTCTTTAAACGCGTACAACTCCGCGCTTTTATACAAGGGTAAAGCTTCGTACGCAGCTGGTAACGTAGAGCAAGCCTTGAGCGAACTTTCCGCCACTGTAGGTTCCGCTACCGATGCTAATGGTGCCGAAGCGCAATACTTAGTAGGTGAAATCCATTACAAACAAAAAAAATACAAAGAATCTTTAAACGATTTATTTAAGGTAAGTAGTAATTACTCGGCTTATGAGTATTGGTTGGGTAAATCTTTTATTTTAATTGCCGATAACTATACCGCTACGAACGAACTGTTTCAGGCAAAAGCTACTTTAAATTCGGTAATTGAAAATTCACCGAACCAGGAAATAGTAGAGGAAGCAAAAGCCAAGTTAAATGCCCTGGAACCAGGAGCCACTACCAGCCGGCCGAAAGTAGATACTACTAAAATTAACCTTAACAACGTTTTGACGGATTCTATTAAATAA
- a CDS encoding M23 family metallopeptidase, translating into MLLKKTLFTLYIITLLLLHVSSSWAQQKNSKPKSKDFFKLKSPKIQYVKPDTTTLIEYEEFPDEKSEASKSIFSPAKKLSIVSEDTTNLDLGEQSIVEMSEEVLIDSSWIKIAGYYSIWDTRNVNPYRMDGRQIKEAVPLKLVDEARNRISKMPLETTPITSDFGFRGYRWHYGTDLDLDTGDSVLAAFDGVVRIAAWDGGGYGNYVVVRHYNGLETLYGHMSKTLTKVGQFVKAGQLLGKGGSTGRSTGPHLHFEVRYQGNPIDPERLYDFPEYHLLQNDFVITAALFNYYNSVKKYKARRTVYHTVRRGEVLGSIARKYGISVAQLARLNRISARTTIRAGRRLRVK; encoded by the coding sequence ATGTTATTAAAAAAAACGCTATTTACTTTATATATAATTACACTGCTCCTACTTCACGTAAGTAGTAGCTGGGCGCAGCAGAAAAATAGTAAACCGAAATCAAAAGACTTTTTCAAACTTAAGTCTCCCAAAATACAATACGTAAAGCCTGATACTACCACTTTAATTGAATACGAAGAATTTCCGGATGAGAAATCGGAAGCCAGCAAATCTATCTTTAGTCCGGCCAAAAAGCTTTCTATAGTTAGTGAAGATACTACCAACTTAGATTTAGGCGAGCAAAGTATTGTGGAGATGTCGGAAGAAGTTTTAATTGATTCTTCCTGGATAAAGATTGCCGGTTATTATTCTATTTGGGATACTCGAAATGTTAATCCTTACCGCATGGACGGTCGCCAGATTAAAGAAGCGGTTCCGTTGAAACTAGTTGATGAAGCGCGGAATAGAATTAGTAAGATGCCCTTAGAAACAACTCCGATAACATCGGATTTTGGTTTTCGGGGTTACCGCTGGCACTATGGTACGGACTTAGATTTAGATACCGGGGATTCGGTGTTAGCGGCGTTTGATGGAGTGGTAAGGATTGCGGCTTGGGATGGGGGCGGTTACGGAAATTACGTGGTGGTAAGGCATTACAATGGCCTTGAAACACTATATGGCCACATGAGCAAAACCTTAACGAAAGTAGGGCAGTTTGTAAAAGCCGGTCAACTTTTAGGAAAGGGGGGGAGCACGGGGCGCAGCACCGGCCCGCATTTGCATTTTGAGGTGCGCTACCAAGGCAACCCGATTGATCCGGAGCGGTTATACGATTTTCCGGAATACCACTTATTGCAGAATGATTTTGTAATTACCGCGGCTCTTTTTAACTATTATAATTCTGTAAAGAAATACAAAGCTCGCCGGACGGTTTACCACACGGTACGCCGGGGCGAGGTGCTGGGTAGTATTGCCCGCAAATACGGCATCTCGGTGGCACAACTTGCCCGCTTGAACCGGATTTCTGCCCGTACTACTATTCGTGCAGGTCGCAGATTACGCGTAAAATAA
- a CDS encoding TonB-dependent receptor — MRNILKIADFTLTVGFFLMASTVGWAQKNTGKLEDAEIVVEKSRVNELPEASRNFEKFKVTPPEKKINPLTYKFTDYKLAQQDINLNMRVLTIKQEDQIPIPGNFLKLGYGNYGTPYFKGYFHNSRDNQYSYGADISHISSSKGPVENSGVSNTSINFNGESYADNLTIGGKFTYGRDKYNFYGYSPQVEGIKEDSIKQLFNRIGVQGYLNNKTSESPLQYQAGIGVFIFRDNFAARESNVAINLGAGYAISATSRFNVATEFSGISYQDSVKTNRGFFKLKPTYDVDGDRFDYSLGVNIAYTNDKVNDPRKMNIYPVLKVAYEVADDKLVIFGGLTGDLQRSSLYQLTQENPFLNSNLQIADVNKALDIHGGITGNVSKNLSFTARISYLSYRNLYFFNNAVSDSSRFDLVYDPDNTNVLNFYGELVYNQAEKLRLGVRTEYNNYKTADLEKPFHRPTTQATFFGSYNIYNKLFFNGELYYISSSYGRITRENKVVVIKQTDNIVDLNLKADYRFTNKFSTFVMLNNILNKEYERFVNYPNKGLNVIGGISYYF; from the coding sequence ATGAGAAATATTTTAAAAATAGCTGATTTCACCTTAACGGTTGGTTTTTTTTTAATGGCTTCTACCGTTGGCTGGGCACAAAAAAACACGGGTAAACTGGAAGACGCGGAAATTGTAGTGGAAAAAAGTCGGGTAAACGAACTACCGGAGGCCAGTCGTAATTTTGAAAAATTCAAAGTGACTCCGCCCGAAAAGAAAATCAATCCTTTAACTTATAAATTTACAGATTATAAATTGGCCCAACAGGACATTAACCTGAACATGCGGGTATTAACGATTAAGCAAGAAGATCAAATTCCGATTCCGGGAAATTTTTTAAAATTAGGCTATGGCAATTACGGTACACCTTACTTTAAAGGGTATTTCCATAACAGCCGCGATAACCAATATTCTTATGGTGCTGATATCAGCCATATATCCTCCTCCAAAGGACCTGTCGAAAACTCAGGTGTGAGTAATACCAGCATCAATTTCAATGGCGAGTCTTACGCCGATAATTTAACGATTGGCGGAAAATTTACTTACGGCCGGGATAAGTACAATTTTTACGGATACTCACCACAAGTTGAAGGAATTAAGGAAGATTCCATAAAGCAATTGTTTAATCGGATTGGCGTACAAGGGTACTTAAATAACAAAACGAGCGAAAGCCCGCTGCAATATCAGGCCGGTATTGGCGTATTTATTTTCCGGGACAATTTTGCGGCCCGGGAAAGTAATGTGGCGATAAATCTAGGGGCTGGTTACGCTATATCGGCCACGTCCCGGTTTAACGTAGCCACGGAGTTTTCCGGTATTTCTTACCAAGACTCTGTGAAAACTAACCGCGGTTTTTTTAAATTAAAACCTACTTACGACGTAGACGGCGACCGGTTTGATTATAGCTTAGGGGTAAATATCGCTTATACCAACGATAAAGTGAACGATCCCCGCAAAATGAATATCTATCCGGTACTAAAAGTAGCTTATGAAGTAGCCGATGATAAGCTAGTGATTTTTGGCGGCTTAACCGGCGATCTGCAACGTTCCTCGTTGTATCAGCTTACCCAGGAAAATCCTTTTTTAAACAGTAACTTGCAAATAGCGGATGTAAATAAAGCTTTAGATATACACGGTGGTATTACCGGAAATGTAAGCAAAAATTTAAGTTTTACGGCCCGTATTTCTTACCTGAGTTACCGTAATTTATATTTCTTTAACAACGCTGTCTCGGATTCTAGCCGTTTTGACCTGGTATATGATCCGGATAATACCAATGTTTTAAATTTTTACGGGGAGTTAGTGTATAACCAGGCCGAGAAGTTAAGATTAGGTGTCCGGACGGAATACAACAATTATAAAACGGCGGATTTGGAAAAGCCTTTTCATCGCCCAACAACACAAGCTACATTTTTTGGTTCCTACAATATCTACAATAAGCTCTTCTTTAACGGGGAACTTTATTATATTAGCAGTTCTTATGGCCGTATTACCCGGGAAAACAAAGTGGTAGTTATTAAACAAACCGACAATATTGTTGATTTAAATTTGAAGGCAGATTATCGTTTTACAAATAAATTTTCAACTTTTGTTATGCTCAATAATATTCTGAATAAAGAATATGAACGGTTTGTTAATTATCCCAACAAAGGCCTGAATGTAATTGGTGGTATTTCGTATTATTTCTAA
- a CDS encoding aminotransferase class I/II-fold pyridoxal phosphate-dependent enzyme, whose product MDLFEKLLANRGPLGSHSHYAHGYFTFPKLEGEIAPRMQFRGKPVLTWSLNNYLGLANHPEVRQVDATAAAEWGMAYPMGARIMSGNSNLHEQLETELAEFVMKPEALLLNFGYQGVVSIIDALVDRHDVIVYDAESHACIIDGVRLHQGKRFVYAHNNMENLEKQLQRATRLVAETGGAILVITEGVFGMSGNLGNLPAIVALKEKYDFRLFIDDAHGFGTQGKTGAGTGEHFGMQDGIDVYFSTFAKSMASIGAFVAGPEQVIEYLRYNMRSQIFAKSLPMPLVVGAIKRLELMRSKPELKDKLWEITNALQNGLREKGFNLGTTQSCVTPVILKGQIADATQLTIDLRENYNIFCSIVVYPVVPKDVIMLRLIPTAVHTLNDVKETIEAFEQISEKLDRGLYAKSAITV is encoded by the coding sequence GTGGATTTATTTGAAAAACTGTTAGCCAACCGAGGACCTCTAGGCAGCCATTCGCATTATGCACACGGTTACTTTACATTTCCAAAATTAGAAGGTGAGATTGCCCCTCGCATGCAATTTAGGGGTAAGCCGGTACTTACCTGGAGCTTAAATAATTATTTGGGTTTAGCCAACCATCCGGAAGTACGCCAGGTAGATGCAACAGCCGCCGCTGAATGGGGAATGGCCTATCCCATGGGAGCCCGGATTATGTCTGGTAATTCAAATTTACACGAACAACTGGAAACCGAATTAGCCGAATTTGTAATGAAGCCGGAAGCTTTGTTGCTAAATTTTGGCTACCAAGGGGTAGTATCGATTATTGATGCGTTAGTAGACCGGCACGACGTGATTGTGTACGACGCCGAATCGCACGCTTGTATTATTGATGGGGTACGTTTGCACCAAGGGAAGCGCTTTGTGTACGCCCACAATAACATGGAAAATTTAGAAAAACAATTGCAGCGGGCAACTCGTTTGGTGGCTGAAACGGGTGGGGCTATACTCGTAATTACCGAAGGAGTTTTTGGTATGTCGGGTAACTTAGGGAATTTACCCGCTATTGTGGCTTTAAAAGAAAAATACGATTTTCGTTTGTTTATTGATGATGCCCACGGTTTTGGCACGCAAGGTAAAACCGGCGCGGGAACTGGCGAACATTTTGGTATGCAAGACGGCATAGATGTTTACTTTTCTACTTTTGCTAAATCTATGGCTAGTATTGGGGCTTTTGTGGCGGGACCGGAACAAGTTATCGAATACTTGCGCTATAATATGCGTTCTCAGATTTTTGCTAAGTCTTTACCAATGCCTTTAGTTGTAGGGGCCATAAAAAGATTAGAGTTGATGCGCAGCAAACCCGAATTAAAAGACAAACTTTGGGAAATAACCAATGCCTTGCAAAATGGCTTGCGGGAAAAAGGGTTTAATTTAGGAACTACGCAGTCTTGCGTAACGCCGGTTATTTTAAAAGGACAAATTGCAGATGCCACTCAACTTACTATAGACCTGCGGGAAAACTATAATATCTTTTGTTCTATTGTGGTATATCCGGTGGTTCCGAAAGACGTAATTATGCTTCGCTTAATTCCTACGGCGGTTCACACATTGAATGACGTAAAAGAAACAATTGAGGCATTTGAGCAAATTTCGGAGAAGTTAGACCGAGGATTGTATGCAAAATCAGCCATAACGGTGTAA
- the accC gene encoding acetyl-CoA carboxylase biotin carboxylase subunit, producing MIKIKKILVANRGEIALRVMRSAREMGIKTVAIYSEADRTALHVQYADEAVCIGGPKSSDSYLRGDKILKICQDLHVDAIHPGYGFLSENAGFAQAAQAAGIIFIGPTPEAIELMGSKLAAKAAVAQYNIPMVPGTEEAITDVEAAKEIAQTVGFPILIKASAGGGGKGMRVVLDVASLEEQMQVAVSEATSAFGDGSVFIEKYIASPRHIEIQVLGDVHGNIVHLFERECSIQRRHQKVIEEAPSSILTPELRAQMGQSAVDVAKACHYIGAGTVEFLLDENKNFYFLEMNTRLQVEHPVTEQITGLDLVKEQIKIAEGQPLTFIQENLKIYGHALELRVYAEDPQNNFLPDIGTLSTYKRPQGLGVRVDDGFEQGQDIPIYYDPMIAKLITFGADRPEAISKMIRAIEEYQITGVENTLAFGKFVLQHPAFIAGDFDTKFIEKYYQPEQIQLPADEVSSTIAAVLGAWLYETTKLKTAPPEYQMPVTTSNWKKNRLL from the coding sequence ATGATAAAAATTAAAAAAATATTGGTTGCTAATCGGGGCGAAATTGCGTTACGCGTGATGCGCTCGGCCCGGGAAATGGGAATTAAAACTGTTGCGATTTACAGCGAAGCTGACCGCACTGCCCTACACGTGCAGTACGCCGACGAAGCCGTATGCATTGGCGGCCCTAAGTCCAGTGATTCTTACTTGCGTGGCGATAAAATTTTAAAAATTTGCCAGGATTTGCACGTTGATGCCATTCACCCAGGTTATGGATTTTTATCAGAGAACGCTGGTTTTGCCCAGGCGGCGCAGGCTGCCGGAATTATATTTATCGGGCCCACTCCCGAGGCAATTGAGTTGATGGGAAGTAAATTGGCCGCCAAGGCCGCGGTGGCTCAATATAATATACCCATGGTTCCCGGTACCGAAGAAGCCATAACCGACGTAGAGGCGGCTAAAGAAATTGCGCAAACCGTAGGGTTCCCGATATTAATTAAAGCCAGTGCCGGCGGCGGTGGCAAAGGCATGCGGGTGGTACTGGATGTAGCTAGTTTGGAAGAGCAAATGCAGGTAGCGGTGAGCGAGGCTACGTCGGCATTTGGTGATGGTTCGGTTTTTATTGAGAAGTACATAGCGTCTCCCCGCCATATTGAAATTCAGGTATTAGGCGATGTGCACGGCAATATCGTGCATTTGTTTGAACGGGAATGTTCTATTCAACGCCGTCACCAAAAAGTAATTGAAGAAGCACCCTCCAGTATTCTAACCCCCGAGTTACGAGCCCAAATGGGACAATCTGCGGTAGATGTAGCAAAGGCCTGTCATTACATTGGGGCCGGCACCGTAGAATTTCTGCTGGATGAGAATAAAAACTTTTACTTTTTGGAAATGAATACCCGGTTGCAAGTAGAGCATCCGGTAACCGAACAAATTACCGGTTTGGACTTAGTGAAAGAACAAATTAAAATAGCCGAAGGACAACCATTAACCTTTATCCAAGAAAATTTAAAAATTTACGGCCATGCATTAGAATTACGAGTTTACGCCGAAGATCCGCAAAATAACTTTTTACCGGATATTGGTACTTTAAGTACTTACAAACGACCACAAGGTTTAGGCGTGCGGGTAGATGATGGCTTTGAGCAAGGCCAGGATATTCCTATTTATTACGATCCCATGATCGCCAAACTGATAACCTTTGGGGCTGACCGACCAGAAGCTATCTCTAAAATGATTCGGGCAATTGAGGAGTACCAAATTACGGGTGTTGAAAACACTTTAGCTTTTGGCAAATTTGTATTACAACATCCTGCCTTTATTGCCGGTGACTTTGATACTAAATTTATTGAAAAATATTACCAGCCGGAACAGATACAACTACCGGCGGATGAAGTTTCCAGTACAATAGCAGCGGTTTTAGGAGCTTGGCTTTACGAAACCACCAAACTTAAAACGGCGCCCCCGGAATACCAAATGCCTGTTACTACCTCTAACTGGAAAAAAAACCGTCTCTTGTAA